The Desulfatiglans anilini DSM 4660 sequence TTTTTATTATCAAAAGAACAGGCGGATGTGAAAAGTGCGGCCAGAGAATTTGCGGAAGGCGAATTTCCGTCAGTTGCGAAGGACTGCGACCATGAAGAGAGGATGGACATGGCCCTACTCGAAAAGGCAAGAAGCCTTGGTTTTGTAGGCGCCATTATTCCTGAGGAATATGGGGGACCGGGGCTGGGCTTTTTCGAAAATGCCTTAATTGTAGAAGAATTTTGGCGAGTGGATCCGGGCCTGGCGCAGGCCATTATATCGTGTACGTTCGGAGCGGAGATCCTTATTGCCTTTGGGAATGAAGAGCAAAAGCGGAGATACCTGACACCTCTGGTTGAAGGAAATGCAATCCTCGCCACCGCCATAACCGAACCTAATTCTGGATCCGATGTTGCATCCGCTGAAACCAGCGCCGTGAAGGATAACGATTTATATATTATCAATGGTAGTAAGATATTCATTACTAATGGGTCTCTTGCGGATCATGTGATTGTTTTTTGTAAGACTCACTGTGAGGAAGCTTCGCGGCACAGACAATACAGCTGCATTATTGTAAATGCCGATGCCGTGGGGTTTGAGGCGAACAAGCTTAAAAATAAGTTGGGCATACGTGCTTCTGATACTTCTGAATTGGTGTTCAAGGAGGTTCGCGTACCGGTCGAAAATTTAATCGGAAAAGAACAGGAGGGCTTCAGACAGGTCCTCTGTCTGTTTAACCGCGAGCGGGTGACGGTGTGCGCCCAGTCAACGGGCCTAGCCCAGGGCGCACTGGAGCAGGCTATGCGGCATATTTCTCAAAGAAAACAGTTTGGAAAACCCATCGGAACCTTTCAGGCGATCCGGTTTAAGATTGCCGAAATGGCTACCCTGATCGAGGCAGGCCGTTCTCTTTACTATCGGGCGGCCTGGTCCCTTGACAACGGGAAAGAAAATCATGCACTTGTGGCCATGGCCAAGTGGTTTTGCGCTCAAAATGCCGTGTCTATTGTGCAAGAGTCTCTTCAGATGCATGGTGGGTATGGATTTTTTAATGAATTTGACATTGCCCGCTTTTACCGTGATGCAAAGATTCTTGAGATATACGAAGGGACCAAGGAGATGGAGAAAATCCTTATAGCGAACTCATTATTGGGCAAAATCCCTATTGTCTAAATTTATTCCCAGCCCGCCGAGTGCTATTTACATTTGTTGAGCTGAGAGGATCACAGAGATGATTATTAACCGCCTGTAAACCTGATGATAATTAGTGTCCATCCGGAAATAGGGTTTTTCCCGGTTTATAAACGGGATTGACATAGACCCAGATTCTGTTAAGTAAAAATAACACCGGAATTTTGGACATACTGAGGCTATGTAGGGTGCGAATTAAAAGTTGTATGAAAGAAATTATATCCGCGCATGAGTAAACACTAAGGATAAGCAAAGGAGGATGAGGTGTGAAATATAAAAATGTAGAGTTTAAAACGGAGAATGACATCGGAATCTTGACCATCAACCGCCCTAAAGCCATGAATGCTTTAAATGAAGAGGTCATTCAAGAAGTTGAAAGCGTTTTGCGAGATATTAAGGGAAACAGCGCAGTCAAGGTATTAATATTTACTGGGGCGGGTGAAAAAGCTTTTGTTGCAGGTGCTGATGTCAAGAACATCCGGAGTTGGGGCCTTAAGGAAGGATTTGATGCCGTGAGAATCGGCCATCAGATGAACTATGACATCGAGACATTAGGCATACCTACAATAGCAGCTGTCAATGGATTAGCTTTGGGAGGGGGCTGCGAACTCGCTATGTCTTGCACATTGCGAGTGGTTTCTGAAAACGCGAAGTTTGGCCTGCCGGAACTTGGGTTAGGTGTTATTCCGGGATACGGCGGTACCCAGAGGTTAACCCGATTGATAGGGAAGGGGCGTGCTCTGTGGTATTTGCTCACAGGCGACATGATCGACGCGAAAACTGCGGTGGATTTCGGGCTGGCCAATTTGGTGGTAAAGCCCGAGGAGTTGATAAAAAGATGCTTAGAGATTGCCGGCAAGATAGCCGAAAAGGCGCCACTGGCTGTCAAAAGTACCCTATTCGCGGTTAAGTATGGGTCGGAGACAGATCTGGAAACTGGACTCATCCTGGAAAGCGCTCTGGCTAATTTGACTATTGCCAGTGATGATAAGAACGAAGGTATTGACGCGTTCTATGGAAAGCGCAAACCACATTTCAAAGGCCAATAGAGGGGCTATCAATGCAAATCAGCAAGGAACTCAATTTAATAGTAATTGGCGCCGGAAATGTCGGCATGAGCATTATTGAGGCATTCGCACGGCAAGGTTTTAACGTGATTGGAATAGACCTGAGCGAGGAGGTTATCAATCGAGGCAGAGGAAAGGCGGAAAAAAGCATCGCTAAATCGGAGGAGAAAGGCAAAATATCGTCCGAGGAACGGGTGGCTGTCTTGAGGCGGATTCAGATGACTACTGATTTTGAGGTGGTCAGGGATGCGGATGTGGTTATCGAGGCAGTATTTGAGAATATGGAGGTCAAAAAGGAGCTGTTCAAACGGTTGGACAATATGGTGAAGTCTGAAGAGGCATTGCTTTTGACAAATACATCGTCTCTTTCAGTGTCCGAAATAGCCTCCGCGACGAAACGGCCGGATAAGGTGGCGGGCATGCATTTTTTCAATCCTGTGCCCGTCATGAAGCTGGTGGAAGTGATTCGGGGGGTTGAATCTTCCGCAGATACCATCAGTAAGGTCGCGGAGTTGTCTGAGTTGATGGAGAAAAGACCGATTATCTGTACCGACAGCCCGGGATTTGTTGTCAATCGGTTGCTGCATATCTTGGCCGTTGAGGCAAGCAAAATCGTGGAAGAAGGCGTTGCCACTGCTAGGGATGTGGATACCGGCGCTAAATTGGGATTGGGGCATCCCATGGGACCTTTCGAGGTCTTCGATTTTTTTGACGGCGTCCCATTGCTTAAAACCGTCTGTGATTATTTGGAAACTGAGTTGGGCAGTCGGTTCAAGGTTCCCGTCTGGGTCAAAAACTACCTCAGGGCAGGTAGGACGGGTAGGAGTTGCGGCAAAGGATTTCATGACTATACACAAAAATAGGTGAGGGAAGAAGGTATGAAAAATTAAAGTAAAAAAGGTTTTCGTGGTCAGTTTAAGGTTGGTGGGAAGAGGTATCCTTCAAATATGCGCGCCTAAGGGGATTTCCCTGTC is a genomic window containing:
- a CDS encoding acyl-CoA dehydrogenase family protein encodes the protein MEFLLSKEQADVKSAAREFAEGEFPSVAKDCDHEERMDMALLEKARSLGFVGAIIPEEYGGPGLGFFENALIVEEFWRVDPGLAQAIISCTFGAEILIAFGNEEQKRRYLTPLVEGNAILATAITEPNSGSDVASAETSAVKDNDLYIINGSKIFITNGSLADHVIVFCKTHCEEASRHRQYSCIIVNADAVGFEANKLKNKLGIRASDTSELVFKEVRVPVENLIGKEQEGFRQVLCLFNRERVTVCAQSTGLAQGALEQAMRHISQRKQFGKPIGTFQAIRFKIAEMATLIEAGRSLYYRAAWSLDNGKENHALVAMAKWFCAQNAVSIVQESLQMHGGYGFFNEFDIARFYRDAKILEIYEGTKEMEKILIANSLLGKIPIV
- a CDS encoding enoyl-CoA hydratase/isomerase family protein, whose product is MKYKNVEFKTENDIGILTINRPKAMNALNEEVIQEVESVLRDIKGNSAVKVLIFTGAGEKAFVAGADVKNIRSWGLKEGFDAVRIGHQMNYDIETLGIPTIAAVNGLALGGGCELAMSCTLRVVSENAKFGLPELGLGVIPGYGGTQRLTRLIGKGRALWYLLTGDMIDAKTAVDFGLANLVVKPEELIKRCLEIAGKIAEKAPLAVKSTLFAVKYGSETDLETGLILESALANLTIASDDKNEGIDAFYGKRKPHFKGQ
- a CDS encoding 3-hydroxyacyl-CoA dehydrogenase family protein, with the protein product MQISKELNLIVIGAGNVGMSIIEAFARQGFNVIGIDLSEEVINRGRGKAEKSIAKSEEKGKISSEERVAVLRRIQMTTDFEVVRDADVVIEAVFENMEVKKELFKRLDNMVKSEEALLLTNTSSLSVSEIASATKRPDKVAGMHFFNPVPVMKLVEVIRGVESSADTISKVAELSELMEKRPIICTDSPGFVVNRLLHILAVEASKIVEEGVATARDVDTGAKLGLGHPMGPFEVFDFFDGVPLLKTVCDYLETELGSRFKVPVWVKNYLRAGRTGRSCGKGFHDYTQK